The stretch of DNA TGGACCGCATTGAACTCGTCCAGGCCGACTTGCACGACCTCGGCTCGCTGATGGACGTCTTGCGCACCCACGAGCCTGACGAAATCTACAACCTGGCGGCACAATCTTTCGTGCCGACTTCCTGGAACCAGCCTGTGCTTACCGGCGAGGTCAATGCGCTCGGCGTGGTGCGTATGTTGGAAGCCATGCGGCTGGTGCGCCCCGATGCCCGCTTTTACCAGGCTTCTTCCAGCGAAATGTTCGGCAAAGTGCGAGAAACGCCTCAAAAGGAAACCACGCCGTTTTACCCCCGCAGCCCTTACGCCGTGGCCAAGGTGTACGGCCACTGGATTACGGTGAATTATCGTGAGTCTTACGATTTGTTCGCGGTTTCCGGTATTCTCTTCAACCACGAAAGCCCCCGCCGCGGCCTGGAATTTGTCACCCGCAAGGTGACCCACGGCGTGGCGAAAATCAAACTCGGCCTGGCCGACGAACTGCGCCTTGGCAACCTGGAAGCCAAGCGCGATTGGGGCTACACCGGCGACTACGTGCGCGCCATGTGGCTGATGTTGCAGCAAGACGAGCCGGAAGATTTTGTCATCGGCACCGGCGAAACCCACTCGGTACGGGAACTGTGCGAGGTGGCCTTCTCTCACGTGGGGCTGGATTACCGCGATTACGTCAAGCAAGACCCGCGCTTCTTCCGCCCCGCGGAGGTGGATATTCTGGTGGCTGATCCCTCCAAAGCCCGCGAAAAACTGGGCTGGGAGCCGCGAGTGACCTTCGAGGAACTCATCCGCATGATGGTGGACGCGGATCTGGAACGGCTGGAGCACAAATACCAGCGATGAGTGCCTTCCCGCCCGGCTTCCTCAGCGATGAGGATTTCTTCCACGTCGTCCAGCATGCGCCGTTGGTTTCCATTGACCTCATTGTGACCCGCCACGGAGGGCAAGAGGTGTTGTTGGGGCAGCGGCGCAATCCACCGGCGCAGGGCTGGTGGTTTGTGCCCGGCGGGCGCATTCGCAAGGGTGAAACCTTAGCCGATGCGTTCCAGCGCATTAGCCTGGCCGAAGTGGGCGTGCGCCTGGACATCAGCGAAGCCCGCCTGTTGGGCGCGTGGACGCACCTCTACCCCCAGGAGGCCTTCCGTGGCCTGCCCGTGACCGACATTCACTACGTCACGTTGGGCTACCATTTGGAACGCGATCTCGAAGCCGAGGCGCTGCCCGTGGAGCAACATGGCGCGTTCCGCTGGTTTCCCGTGGTCGCGGCGCTGGAAGACGCGGAGGTGCATCGCTACACCAAGTGGTATTTGGAAGCCCTTAGCCGCGGGTGAGGTTGCTGCGCCTCGAAAAACGCCTCCGCTTTTGGCGTGGAAGACGGCAATGCCGTTCCCCACGCCAAAAGCGCGCTGAGCGAAGGCTGTGAGCAGCCGCGGTCGAAACGCGCAGTGCCCTGCGCCTTCAACGGCAACGCTCGCTAACGCTCAGGGCACGGCTTGCAGCAAAAGATTGGCTGCTCTGAACACTACAAAAACTTGCGTCTATCGGTGCCCATCGGTGTCGCCGGTGGACTTTTTCCAAAGGAGCAACACCATGAGCAATTTTTGGGAAGGCAAGCGCGTTACCGTCACTGGCGGTGCGGGTTTCCTTGGTTCGTTTGTGGTCGCCGAGTTGCAAAAACGCGGTGCAATCGACATTTTCGTGCCCCGCAGCAAGGATTATGACCTGGTCAAACACGCGGACGTCGTCCGCCTGGTGGAAGACGCCCGCCCCGACATCATCATTCACCTGGCCGCGCACGTCGGCGGCATCGGTGCCAACCGCCTGCACCCCGCGGAGTTCTTCTACGATAACCTGATGATGGGCGTGCAACTGATGCACGAAGCCTGGAAGCGCGGCGTGGAAAAATTCGTCGCCATCGGCACGGTGTGCGCGTACCCCAAATTTACCCCGGTGCCTTTTAAAGAAGACGACCTTTGGAACGGCTACCCCGAAGAAACCAATGCCCCCTACGGCCTTGCCAAGAAGATGCTGCTGGTGCAGGCGCAGGCTTACCGCCAGCAATACGGCTTCAACGCCATTTACCTGCTGCCGGTCAACCTCTACGGG from Chloroflexota bacterium encodes:
- the gmd gene encoding GDP-mannose 4,6-dehydratase, whose amino-acid sequence is MPTALVTGITGQDGSYLAEFLLEKGYKVIGLVRRTSRLTYDRIQHLVDRIELVQADLHDLGSLMDVLRTHEPDEIYNLAAQSFVPTSWNQPVLTGEVNALGVVRMLEAMRLVRPDARFYQASSSEMFGKVRETPQKETTPFYPRSPYAVAKVYGHWITVNYRESYDLFAVSGILFNHESPRRGLEFVTRKVTHGVAKIKLGLADELRLGNLEAKRDWGYTGDYVRAMWLMLQQDEPEDFVIGTGETHSVRELCEVAFSHVGLDYRDYVKQDPRFFRPAEVDILVADPSKAREKLGWEPRVTFEELIRMMVDADLERLEHKYQR
- a CDS encoding GDP-mannose mannosyl hydrolase; the protein is MSAFPPGFLSDEDFFHVVQHAPLVSIDLIVTRHGGQEVLLGQRRNPPAQGWWFVPGGRIRKGETLADAFQRISLAEVGVRLDISEARLLGAWTHLYPQEAFRGLPVTDIHYVTLGYHLERDLEAEALPVEQHGAFRWFPVVAALEDAEVHRYTKWYLEALSRG
- a CDS encoding GDP-L-fucose synthase, with the translated sequence MSNFWEGKRVTVTGGAGFLGSFVVAELQKRGAIDIFVPRSKDYDLVKHADVVRLVEDARPDIIIHLAAHVGGIGANRLHPAEFFYDNLMMGVQLMHEAWKRGVEKFVAIGTVCAYPKFTPVPFKEDDLWNGYPEETNAPYGLAKKMLLVQAQAYRQQYGFNAIYLLPVNLYGPRDNFDLESSHVIPALIRKMIEAQERGEKQVVLWGDGSPTREFLYVEDAAEGIVQAAEQYNGPEPVNLGSGQEISIKDLAETIADLTDFQGEIVWDTTKPNGQPRRALDVSRAKKYFGWQARTPFSEGIKRTIAWFREHRHEIA